In a genomic window of Telopea speciosissima isolate NSW1024214 ecotype Mountain lineage chromosome 5, Tspe_v1, whole genome shotgun sequence:
- the LOC122661517 gene encoding protein PLASTID MOVEMENT IMPAIRED 1 isoform X2: MASELPGRRNSNSQLLEELDALSQSLYQSNPTTRRTASLALPRTSVPPISSTIAAAITKNEDDRLEPRPRSRRMSLSPWRSRPKLDDEEQQDRATMPSDRPQQLKKFIDDKPASAEKKGIWNWKPIRALSHVGMQKLSCLFSVEVVTVHGLPASMNGLRLSVRVRKKETRDGAVQTMPARVLQGAADFEETLFVKCNLYCSSSGGSGKQESIEKNFEGTRVRQWDISFDLSGKAKGGELVLKLGFQIMEKDGGSGIYGQAVSPGAGRGTDSSSSFGRKQSKSSFSIPSPRMSRRMEPLTPSKTRTSMDFQAMDDLNLDEPAPAPSTSSSIQKPKEMEPDIDDFDLPDFEVVDKGVEIQDKNEAEEVKSEDTSDGRSVSSEVVKEVVNDQIHLTRLTELDSIAQQIKALESMMNSENSVKTEDETESQRLDADEETVTKEFLQMLEDEEANEFKFGQPDIYTLKLEAAEEDAAAESKVFLSDLGKGLGSVVQTRDGGYLAAMNPFNNEVTRKETPKLAMQISKPLILPSHKSMSGFEIFQRMAALGIEELSSEILSSIPIDELIGKTAEQIAFEGIASAIIHGRDKEGASSSAARTIAAVKSMTTAMSTGRKERISTGIWNVSEQPVMVDEILAFSMQKIESMAIDALKIQADMADEDAPFDVSPLVEGTEIIRGKDPSHPLASAVPFDDWLRNGGLTTSKGDPGKPEILTLLVVIQLRDPLRRYEAVGGPVIALIQATHVDSTGSKYDEDKRFKVVSLHVAGLKVRAGGKRPQWDAEKPRLTAMQWLVAYGLGKARRKGKHIQAKEQDLLWSLSSRIMADMWLKSMRNPDVKFPKQQ; this comes from the exons atggcAAGTGAGCTCCCAGGGAGACGCAACTCCAATTCCCAGCTCCTGGAAGAGCTTGACGCGCTAAGTCAATCCCTCTACCAATCCAACCCCACCACCCGAAGAACCGCCTCCCTTGCTCTACCCCGGACCTCTGTTCCCCCAATCTCATCTACTATTGCCGCTGCTATCACCAAAAATGAGGACGACAGACTCGAGCCCAGGCCTCGTTCCAGGCGCATGTCCTTGTCACCATGGCGATCCCGGCCGAAGCTCGATGATGAAGAGCAACAGGACAGAGCGACTATGCCGTCTGACCGGCCGCAGCAGTTGAAGAAGTTTATCGATGATAAACCTGCTTCAGCTGAAAAGAAGGGAATCTGGAATTGGAAGCCGATTCGAGCTCTTTCTCATGTCGGGATGCAGAAGTTAAGTTGTTTATTCTCTGTTGAAGTAGTAACTGTTCATGGTTTACCGGCATCTATGAATGGGCTTCGGCTTTCTGTTCGTGTCAGGAAGAAAGAGACCAGAGATGGGGCAGTACAGACGATGCCCGCTAGGGTCTTGCAGGGGGCAGCAGACTTCGAAGAGACTCTCTTTGTCAAGTGCAATCTCTATTGCAGTAGTAGTGGTGGCAGTGGAAAACAG GAATCCATCGAAAAGAACTTTGAAGGAACACGGGTTCGGCAATGGGATATTAGTTTTGATCTGTCGGGAAAGGCAAAAGGAGGAGAATTAGTCCTGAAATTAGGATTCCAAATTATGGAGAAAGATGGAGGATCAGGAATTTATGGTCAAGCTGTTAGTCCGGGAGCCGGTAGAGGTACAGATTCCTCGTCTTCTTTTGGTCGTAAACAATCCAAGTCTTCCTTCAGTATTCCCAGCCCAAGAATGTCTCGCAGAATGGAACCCTTAACTCCTTCAAAGACTAGAACATCAATGGATTTTCAGGCAATGGATGACTTGAATCTTGATGAGCCAGCTCCTGCTCCTTCTACTTCCTCCTCCATTCAGAAACCCAAAGAGATGGAGCCGGACATCGATGACTTCGATCTTCCAGATTTTGAAGTTGTGGATAAAGGAGTTGAAATCCAAGACAAAAATGAAGCAGAAGAGGTAAAATCTGAAGACACTTCAGATGGGAGATCAGTTTCTAGTGAGGTTGTTAAGGAAGTTGTGAATGATCAAATCCACCTAACAAGATTAACAGAGCTTGATTCAATCGCTCAGCAGATCAAAGCTCTTGAATCTATGATGAATAGTGAAAATTCAGTTAAAACAGAGGATGAAACTGAATCACAAAGATTAGATGCAGATGAAGAAACGGTAACAAAGGAATTTCTACAGATGCTCGAGGACGAGGAGGCTAATGAATTCAAATTTGGTCAACCTGACATTTATACACTCAAACTGGAAGCTGCTGAAGAAGATGCAGCGGCTGAATCCAAAGTTTTCCTGTCAGACCTTGGAAAGGGCTTAGGCTCGGTAGTCCAGACAAGAGATGGGGGTTATTTAGCTGCCATGAATCCTTTCAATAATGAGGTAACTAGAAAAGAAACTCCAAAACTTGCGATGCAGATCTCAAAACCATTGATTCTTCCATCACACAAATCCATGAGTGGGTTTGAGATCTTTCAGAGAATGGCGGCTCTTGGAATTGAAGAACTGAGCTCAGAAATCCTATCTTCAATTCCAATTGATGAACTGATAGGTAAAACAGCAGAACAGATAGCTTTTGAAGGCATTGCTTCAGCAATCATCCATGGAAGGGACAAAGAAGGCGCTAGCTCAAGTGCAGCTCGTACCATTGCAGCAGTAAAATCCATGACAACTGCAATGAGTACGGGCAGGAAAGAGAGGATCTCGACCGGAATTTGGAACGTGAGCGAGCAACCAGTGATGGTGGATGAGATTCTAGCTTTCTCAATGCAAAAAATTGAATCTATGGCAATCGACGCTTTGAAGATACAGGCAGACATGGCAGACGAAGATGCACCTTTCGATGTTTCTCCACTTGTTGAGGGTACAGAAATAATCAGGGGGAAAGATCCAAGCCACCCCTTGGCCTCTGCTGTTCCGTTTGATGATTGGTTGAGAAATGGAGGTCTAACTACCTCCAAAGGTGATCCCGGCAAGCCAGAAATACTCACACTATTGGTGGTTATCCAGCTAAGAGATCCATTGAGGCGGTATGAGGCAGTAGGAGGACCAGTAATCGCACTGATTCAGGCCACACATGTGGATTCGACAGGGTCCAAATATGATGAGGACAAGAGGTTCAAAGTAGTGAGTTTGCATGTTGCAGGTTTGAAGGTGAGGGCAGGAGGGAAGCGGCCTCAATGGGATGCTGAGAAGCCACGACTAACTGCAATGCAGTGGTTGGTTGCATATGGACTGGGTAAAGCACGAAGGAAGGGCAAACACATCCAAGCAAAAGAACAAGATTTACTCTGGAGCCTTTCTTCACGCATAATGGCAGATATGTGGCTAAAGTCAATGCGAAATCCAGATGTAAAATTCCCCAAGCAACAATAG
- the LOC122661517 gene encoding protein PLASTID MOVEMENT IMPAIRED 1 isoform X1 yields the protein MASELPGRRNSNSQLLEELDALSQSLYQSNPTTRRTASLALPRTSVPPISSTIAAAITKNEDDRLEPRPRSRRMSLSPWRSRPKLDDEEQQDRATMPSDRPQQLKKFIDDKPASAEKKGIWNWKPIRALSHVGMQKLSCLFSVEVVTVHGLPASMNGLRLSVRVRKKETRDGAVQTMPARVLQGAADFEETLFVKCNLYCSSSGGSGKQVKFEPRPFWIYVIAVDADELDFGRSSVDLSLLVQESIEKNFEGTRVRQWDISFDLSGKAKGGELVLKLGFQIMEKDGGSGIYGQAVSPGAGRGTDSSSSFGRKQSKSSFSIPSPRMSRRMEPLTPSKTRTSMDFQAMDDLNLDEPAPAPSTSSSIQKPKEMEPDIDDFDLPDFEVVDKGVEIQDKNERSVSSEVVKEVVNDQIHLTRLTELDSIAQQIKALESMMNSENSVKTEDETESQRLDADEETVTKEFLQMLEDEEANEFKFGQPDIYTLKLEAAEEDAAAESKVFLSDLGKGLGSVVQTRDGGYLAAMNPFNNEVTRKETPKLAMQISKPLILPSHKSMSGFEIFQRMAALGIEELSSEILSSIPIDELIGKTAEQIAFEGIASAIIHGRDKEGASSSAARTIAAVKSMTTAMSTGRKERISTGIWNVSEQPVMVDEILAFSMQKIESMAIDALKIQADMADEDAPFDVSPLVEGTEIIRGKDPSHPLASAVPFDDWLRNGGLTTSKGDPGKPEILTLLVVIQLRDPLRRYEAVGGPVIALIQATHVDSTGSKYDEDKRFKVVSLHVAGLKVRAGGKRPQWDAEKPRLTAMQWLVAYGLGKARRKGKHIQAKEQDLLWSLSSRIMADMWLKSMRNPDVKFPKQQ from the exons atggcAAGTGAGCTCCCAGGGAGACGCAACTCCAATTCCCAGCTCCTGGAAGAGCTTGACGCGCTAAGTCAATCCCTCTACCAATCCAACCCCACCACCCGAAGAACCGCCTCCCTTGCTCTACCCCGGACCTCTGTTCCCCCAATCTCATCTACTATTGCCGCTGCTATCACCAAAAATGAGGACGACAGACTCGAGCCCAGGCCTCGTTCCAGGCGCATGTCCTTGTCACCATGGCGATCCCGGCCGAAGCTCGATGATGAAGAGCAACAGGACAGAGCGACTATGCCGTCTGACCGGCCGCAGCAGTTGAAGAAGTTTATCGATGATAAACCTGCTTCAGCTGAAAAGAAGGGAATCTGGAATTGGAAGCCGATTCGAGCTCTTTCTCATGTCGGGATGCAGAAGTTAAGTTGTTTATTCTCTGTTGAAGTAGTAACTGTTCATGGTTTACCGGCATCTATGAATGGGCTTCGGCTTTCTGTTCGTGTCAGGAAGAAAGAGACCAGAGATGGGGCAGTACAGACGATGCCCGCTAGGGTCTTGCAGGGGGCAGCAGACTTCGAAGAGACTCTCTTTGTCAAGTGCAATCTCTATTGCAGTAGTAGTGGTGGCAGTGGAAAACAGGTGAAGTTTGAGCCACGGCCATTCTGGATTTATGTCATTGCTGTTGATGCTGACGAGCTTGATTTTGGAAGAAGTTCTGTGGATTTGAGTCTCCTGGTTCAGGAATCCATCGAAAAGAACTTTGAAGGAACACGGGTTCGGCAATGGGATATTAGTTTTGATCTGTCGGGAAAGGCAAAAGGAGGAGAATTAGTCCTGAAATTAGGATTCCAAATTATGGAGAAAGATGGAGGATCAGGAATTTATGGTCAAGCTGTTAGTCCGGGAGCCGGTAGAGGTACAGATTCCTCGTCTTCTTTTGGTCGTAAACAATCCAAGTCTTCCTTCAGTATTCCCAGCCCAAGAATGTCTCGCAGAATGGAACCCTTAACTCCTTCAAAGACTAGAACATCAATGGATTTTCAGGCAATGGATGACTTGAATCTTGATGAGCCAGCTCCTGCTCCTTCTACTTCCTCCTCCATTCAGAAACCCAAAGAGATGGAGCCGGACATCGATGACTTCGATCTTCCAGATTTTGAAGTTGTGGATAAAGGAGTTGAAATCCAAGACAAAAATGA GAGATCAGTTTCTAGTGAGGTTGTTAAGGAAGTTGTGAATGATCAAATCCACCTAACAAGATTAACAGAGCTTGATTCAATCGCTCAGCAGATCAAAGCTCTTGAATCTATGATGAATAGTGAAAATTCAGTTAAAACAGAGGATGAAACTGAATCACAAAGATTAGATGCAGATGAAGAAACGGTAACAAAGGAATTTCTACAGATGCTCGAGGACGAGGAGGCTAATGAATTCAAATTTGGTCAACCTGACATTTATACACTCAAACTGGAAGCTGCTGAAGAAGATGCAGCGGCTGAATCCAAAGTTTTCCTGTCAGACCTTGGAAAGGGCTTAGGCTCGGTAGTCCAGACAAGAGATGGGGGTTATTTAGCTGCCATGAATCCTTTCAATAATGAGGTAACTAGAAAAGAAACTCCAAAACTTGCGATGCAGATCTCAAAACCATTGATTCTTCCATCACACAAATCCATGAGTGGGTTTGAGATCTTTCAGAGAATGGCGGCTCTTGGAATTGAAGAACTGAGCTCAGAAATCCTATCTTCAATTCCAATTGATGAACTGATAGGTAAAACAGCAGAACAGATAGCTTTTGAAGGCATTGCTTCAGCAATCATCCATGGAAGGGACAAAGAAGGCGCTAGCTCAAGTGCAGCTCGTACCATTGCAGCAGTAAAATCCATGACAACTGCAATGAGTACGGGCAGGAAAGAGAGGATCTCGACCGGAATTTGGAACGTGAGCGAGCAACCAGTGATGGTGGATGAGATTCTAGCTTTCTCAATGCAAAAAATTGAATCTATGGCAATCGACGCTTTGAAGATACAGGCAGACATGGCAGACGAAGATGCACCTTTCGATGTTTCTCCACTTGTTGAGGGTACAGAAATAATCAGGGGGAAAGATCCAAGCCACCCCTTGGCCTCTGCTGTTCCGTTTGATGATTGGTTGAGAAATGGAGGTCTAACTACCTCCAAAGGTGATCCCGGCAAGCCAGAAATACTCACACTATTGGTGGTTATCCAGCTAAGAGATCCATTGAGGCGGTATGAGGCAGTAGGAGGACCAGTAATCGCACTGATTCAGGCCACACATGTGGATTCGACAGGGTCCAAATATGATGAGGACAAGAGGTTCAAAGTAGTGAGTTTGCATGTTGCAGGTTTGAAGGTGAGGGCAGGAGGGAAGCGGCCTCAATGGGATGCTGAGAAGCCACGACTAACTGCAATGCAGTGGTTGGTTGCATATGGACTGGGTAAAGCACGAAGGAAGGGCAAACACATCCAAGCAAAAGAACAAGATTTACTCTGGAGCCTTTCTTCACGCATAATGGCAGATATGTGGCTAAAGTCAATGCGAAATCCAGATGTAAAATTCCCCAAGCAACAATAG